The Paenibacillus dendritiformis region CTCCGCTCTGGCTGCCGCAGCCCGCGAGCGCGGTAGCCCACGCCAGCATCAAGACGAGAAGCAGCACGGCACAACGTCGGTTTTTCATCACGTAACCCCCTATATTCAAATATGTCGTGTTACCCTTTGATTGCGCCGATCGTCATCCCTTTGACGAAGTAGCGCTGCAGGAACGGATACAGTAGGAAGACCGGCAGATTCGCGACAATGACGACCGCATATTTAATCGCCTGGCCGTACATGATCTGTTCGGACAGTGCCGAAGCGCCCCCGGCCATTTTATCCATCTGGTTCTGTATCAGAATTTCGCGCAGGATGAGCTGCAGCGGGAATTTGTCGCGATCGGTCAAATAAATGAGCGCGCTGAAGTACGAGTTCCAATGATCGACGCTATAGAACAGCACCATGACCGCGATAATCGGCATCGACAGCGGAAGCATGATGCGATACAGAATCTGGAGCGTCGTGCAGCCGTCGATCATCGCCGCCTCCTGCACTTCATACGGCACGCTCGTGCGGAAGAAGGTCCGCATGATGATGATGTTATAGACGGAGACGGCCCCCGGCAGCACGAGCGCCCACATGCTGTTCAGCAGGCCGAGCTTCTTCACGACGAGATAGGAAGGAATGAGGCCGCCGCTGAAGAACATCGTGAACACGAGCGCGAACATGATGACGTTGCGGCCGGGAAGATTGGTTCGCGACAATGGAAACGCCGCCAATATGGTCATCAGCAGATTGATCGATGTCCCGACAACCGTATAGAGGATGGTATTGCCGTACCCCGTCAATATTTCCCGATTCTGAAAGACCTTCTGATAACCAACGAACGTAATCTCCTTCGGGAACAGCCACAGCTCGCCCCGCGACACGGCGGCGGGATTGCTGATGGACGCACTCAGCACGAAGACAAGCGGGTATAGAACGATCAGAAGAGTCATGACGAGCAGCAAACTATTGATGAAGCCGAACAGCTTATCTCCACGGGTCTCCCCCACTGAAATCCTCCCCTTTCCTCACCATAGGCTCGTGTTGCCGGCTTTTCTCGCAATGAAATTAACGCTGACGAGCAGAATGAAGTTGACGATGTTGCTGAATAAGCCGACGGCGGCGGAGAAGCTGTACTGCGCGCCCAGCAGGCCGCTGCGGTAGACGTACGTGGCAAAGACGTCCGAGCTCTCCAGGTTCATGTCGTTCTGCATCAGGAACACTTTCTCGAAGCCGACGCTCAGAATAGATCCGGTATTCAGAATCAACAGAATGACGATGGTCGGCATGATGCATGGAAGATTGACGTGCCAGATACGCTGCAGCCGGCTTGCCCCATCAACGCGGGCCGCCTCGTGAAGCTGCGGGTCCACTCCGGACAGCGCGGCCAAATAAATGATGGAACTCCACCCCATCTGCTGCCAGACGCCCGAAAAGACATATAATGATTTGAACCAGCCCGGCTCCGTCAGGAAGGAGATCGGCTCCCCGCCGAAGGCGCGAATAAGATGATTGATCATCCCCGTATCCGGCGACAGGAAAATGACGAGAATTCCGACCATGACGACAGTCGATAAAAAATGCGGGGCATACGTGACAGTCTGCACCGTCTTCTTGAACCATTTGCCCCGAATCTCATTAATCATCAAGGCCAGCAGGATCGGGACCGGGAAGCCGACCAGCAATTGGTACAATCCAATGCCCAGCGTATTCTTGATTAGACGCCAGAAATAATAGCTCTGATAAAAGCGCTCGAAATGCTTCATCCCGACCCAGGGACTTCCGGTAATGCCCTTCGTCGCAATAAAATCCTTAAATGCGATCTGGACCCCGTACATCGGAACATAGTGAAATACGATAAAATAGACCATAACGGGTGCAAGGAGCAGATACATCTGCCAATGCTTGCGCAACACTCTTGCCATGCAGCAGCCTCCATCTGTTCAAAGTCGTGATCTCTTCTTGATGTAAGCGTTTTAGTTTTGTTGCAGCTGTGTTATCGCTAATTGTAGAAAGGAGCCCTGCACGTGTCTATCTGCAATAATTTCTTCATCGGCTTTTTTTGTGATTCGAAGCCACAGGTGTGCGTTGTATCATTGACAACTCCGAAGACAGGCGCAGAAATTCGCCTGTGGAAAAAAATTAATTGTTGTGTTCTCGCTTTATGGTTACTATAATGGTAGTAACTTTTTGAATCCTGCAGATTGGAGTTGTTTCCTTTGAATTTCCGGGTATACATGTTGGCGGTCGCCGCCTTCGTCGTCGGCACGGTGGAGCTGATCATCGGAGGGCTGCTTGACCAGATCGCGTCTGACCTCGGCATTACGGTCAGTGCCGCAGGCCAGCTAATCACGATCTTCTCCGTCGCCTTCGCCATATCCGCGCCGATATTGATGAACGTGACCGCGCGGTTCGAACGGAAGAAGCTGTACTTATTCTTTTTGTTCGTCTTTATGCTGTCTAATCTGATCGTCGCCTTCAGCTCCGATTACGGGGCATTGATGGCCGCCCGGGCGCTGTCCGCCGCGAGCGGATCGCTCATTATCGTCCTGTCGGTTACGATCGCGTCGAAGCTGGTGAAGCCCGAGTATAAAGGCCGGGCAATCGGAATTATCTATATGGGCGTCAGCGGCTCGCTCGTGCTGGGCGTTCCGATCGGCATGGTTATCGGCCATGCTTACGGCTGGAGAGCGCCGTTCCTGTTCGTCGCCCTGCTCACGGTCGTGGCCATGATTGCGATTTTCTTCTCGCTGCAGCCCGTCGCGCCGTCGCCGGCGGCGCCGCTTCGCGCCCAGTTCGCCTCGCTGAAGAACGCCAAGCTGGTAAGCGGTCATCTGCTGGCCTATTTCATGCTGACCGGCCATTTGACCTTGTATGCGTATTTGACGCCGTACCTCCAGGCAACCTATCAATTAAGTCCGGAGATGACGAGCGTCGCCTACTTCCTGTTCGGCATCGCCGCCGTCGCCGGCGGGGGACTCGGGGGCTGGATTGCGGACAAATGGGGCACGAAGCGCTCCATTCTGACCGTCGTAGCCAGCTTCGCCTGCATCATGTTCATCCTGCCCTTCGCGGCTCATCTGCCGTTCTACCTGTTCATGGCCGTGGTCATGATATGGAGCGCGCTAAGTTGGGCGCTGACTCCGGGACAGCAGAGCTATCTGATGCAGTGCGCGCCCGATACCGCAGATATCCAGCTGAGCCTCAGCTCCTCGGTGCTGCATATGGGCATCGCGACCGGCTCGGTCGTCGGCGGGATTGTGATCGAGAAGAGCGCCGTCACCTACAACGCCTGGGTCGGCTGCTCCATCGTCCTGGTGGCACTGGTCGTGGCGGTCTATTCCTTGACCCGCCCGTTCCACGGCAAGGCAGCCGCCGCTCACCAAGCAAGCGCCGGCGCTTCGGCGCCATTAGCTGAATCGTAACCAGAAGCCGCCCCGGGGCAGTAAGCCTCGGGGCGGTGTTGTGATTAGGGGCACATTCACTGCAGAAGAATGAAACTATATTGCCCTCTTCAAATCATATATGATATGATATATCAAAACAATTACAAATAGAAACTGAGGCGAAGCACATGGTCAATGCAATGATTAAGCTATGCGGCATGCAGCAGTGGACGGAGGCTTTGGTATATCCGGAGAATAATACGGTCGAACTAAATGGTAAGCGCATTCATTCCTCCAAGCTGGCGTTGGATACTCCCGTAACCGGCATGATTTACGGAACGCTGCTCAATTACAAGGGAGTGCTGGAAGCACTGGGGAATGCGGTGAATGAACCGCCTTACAACGCCCCCCCTATTGGCCCGGTCCTGTATATCAAGCCCGCGAATACACATATCGGGTACGGCTCGGCCATTCCTCTTCCCGCAGATGCCGAACAGGTAGCGGTCGGCGCCGCGTTAGGCGTTGTCATCGGCCGCGCCGCAACGCGGGTTAGCGAATCCGAAGCCCTTGATTATGTGGCAGGCTACACGATCGTGAATGATGTCCAGATCCCGCATCAGCATCTGTTCCGGCCCGCTATCCGCCAGCTGTCGCGGGATGGCTTCTGCCCTGCAGGTCCTTGGGTCATGAAGCCGGAAGCGATCGGCGACCCGCATAATCTGAAGATCCGCGTATATGTGAATGGGGTACTGAAGCAAGAACATACGACGGCCCGTCTGATTCGCACGATCCCCCGCTTGCTTGCGGAGGTTACGGATTTTATGACGTTGAACGCAGGGGATATGCTGCATGTCGGCATTCCCGAGAACGCCCCGCTCGCGGCAGCGGGAGATGATGTCCGGATTGAAATCGATGGAATCGGCTGCCTGGACAATCCCGTTGTGCCTGAGCAGGGGAGAGCTGAAGGAGGAGAAGCGATATGAGACATGCGCGCGTCGCTTATTCCGGATCGATTCATCACGCGATAGACTGGGACGGACGGCTGAAGCTTGATGACGGACGAGAAGTTAGCGAATCGGACGTCGTATGGCTTCCGCCGCTGCAGCCCCGGACGATATTCGCGCTCGGCTTGAATTATGCGGATCATGCCAGAGAACTATCCTTTGCCGCTCCGGCTGAACCGCTTGTGTTCCTGAAGGGACCCAACACATTAATCGGCCATCGCGGGCATACTCGCCGTCCCGCTGACGCCGCTTATATGCACTATGAGTGCGAACTTGCCGTCGTCATCGGCCGCACCGCACGCGCCGTGAAGCAAGAAGATGCTTACGATTATGTAGCCGGATATACGGTAGCCAATGATTATGCCATCCGCGATTATCTGGAGAACTATTATCGGCCGAATCTGAGAGTGAAGAACCGGGATACATGCACCCCAATCGGCCCTTGGCTCGTTGATGCCGGCGATGTGTCCGATCCGATGAATTTAACTCTTCGCACCTATGTGAACGGCGCCTTGACCCAGGAAGGCTCCACCGCCGACATGATCTTCGGCATTCCTGCACTTATCGAATATTTGAGCAGCTTCATGACGCTGAAGCAAGGCGATATCATCCTGACCGGCACGCCCGAAGGATTGGTCAATACCGAAATCGGGGATGAAGTGGTGACCGAGATCGAAGGCATTGGCCGCCTAGTGAATACGATAGCAGGCGATGATGTTTTTCATATACGGGGCTGATTCCGGCTGGACAACGATTGGAGGAGGTAGTGATATGCCGCATATTATCGTGGAATATACGAGTAATATTAAAGAGGAAGCCAATATTCCATCCCTATTACAAACGATCCACCATGTGCTCCTCGCACGGCGCGATAGTTTCCCCATCGGAGGGATTCGTTCGCGGGCGATCGAACTGCATGATTACCTCGTTGCCGATGGCGCGGAAGATGACGCCTTCGTTCACATCACCTTAAAAATCGGCTCAGGCCGTTCGGAACAAGTCAAGCGAAATACATGCGACGCGCTGTTCGATGCGGTCAAGACCCATTTTGCCCCGTTGTTCGACCAACGATATTTGGCGCTGTCGCTGGAACTGGCGGAATTTAGCGAAGGCGGCACCTACAAGCATAATAATATTCACGCAAGATATGCAACATAGCCGGATCGGCCAGTCAAAAGGGGCTGTCTCATAGGCATTGCATAATGATTGAGGTGACGAGTTAACAGAGAGTGAGGATGCGGGAAAACAGCGACGCGAAACCGGTGGAAGATGGATGAAGCAGTGAAATGCTGCGTGGATGCAGCAATTTCTGTTCTTTAAGCCGTTATTTGATTAAATTACTGCGATAGTACATTATTTACATCGATTTTTGTCTTTTATCGATTGGATAGTCTGAAATTGATGCCGTTTTGCAGGATTCCCTGTAACGGAGTACACATCATAAAGGAAAGGTGCATTTTTGCAGTTTTCGGCGAGTCGAGCTTTGAGAATCAGGGGAGCTGTCTCACTGTAGTGAAATACTACTTGTGGGACAGCCCCTTTCTCGTTCGGGTTTGGAAACTCTACTTCGTCTTTGAAGACTTTCCTTCGGCTTACCCTGTTGAATCCGTCCCCTGTTGCGTAAGTTCACTTTACTTTTTCCAGACGACAAGCTTCATTTCTGTCATCTCTTCTATGGCATATTTAATTCCTTCACGCCCGATCCCGCTCTCCTTCACGCCGCCATACGGCATATGATCAACGCGGAAGCTCGGGATGTCGTTAATCATGACGCCGCCGACATGCAGTTGGTCTGCAGCATGCAGCGCTGTATGCACATGTTCCGTATAAATGCCGGCTTGCAGGCCGAAGCGGGACTCATTCACCTGTTGAATCGCCTCGTCAACCGACTTCACCTGATTGATTACGACAATCGGTCCGAACACTTCCTGGCAGCAGACCTTCAGCTTAGACCCCGCCTCCAGAATCACCGTCGGATGCAGCACATTGCCGTCGGCACAGCCGCCAGTCGCAATCGTC contains the following coding sequences:
- a CDS encoding carbohydrate ABC transporter permease, yielding MGETRGDKLFGFINSLLLVMTLLIVLYPLVFVLSASISNPAAVSRGELWLFPKEITFVGYQKVFQNREILTGYGNTILYTVVGTSINLLMTILAAFPLSRTNLPGRNVIMFALVFTMFFSGGLIPSYLVVKKLGLLNSMWALVLPGAVSVYNIIIMRTFFRTSVPYEVQEAAMIDGCTTLQILYRIMLPLSMPIIAVMVLFYSVDHWNSYFSALIYLTDRDKFPLQLILREILIQNQMDKMAGGASALSEQIMYGQAIKYAVVIVANLPVFLLYPFLQRYFVKGMTIGAIKG
- a CDS encoding ABC transporter permease, with protein sequence MARVLRKHWQMYLLLAPVMVYFIVFHYVPMYGVQIAFKDFIATKGITGSPWVGMKHFERFYQSYYFWRLIKNTLGIGLYQLLVGFPVPILLALMINEIRGKWFKKTVQTVTYAPHFLSTVVMVGILVIFLSPDTGMINHLIRAFGGEPISFLTEPGWFKSLYVFSGVWQQMGWSSIIYLAALSGVDPQLHEAARVDGASRLQRIWHVNLPCIMPTIVILLILNTGSILSVGFEKVFLMQNDMNLESSDVFATYVYRSGLLGAQYSFSAAVGLFSNIVNFILLVSVNFIARKAGNTSLW
- a CDS encoding MFS transporter: MLAVAAFVVGTVELIIGGLLDQIASDLGITVSAAGQLITIFSVAFAISAPILMNVTARFERKKLYLFFLFVFMLSNLIVAFSSDYGALMAARALSAASGSLIIVLSVTIASKLVKPEYKGRAIGIIYMGVSGSLVLGVPIGMVIGHAYGWRAPFLFVALLTVVAMIAIFFSLQPVAPSPAAPLRAQFASLKNAKLVSGHLLAYFMLTGHLTLYAYLTPYLQATYQLSPEMTSVAYFLFGIAAVAGGGLGGWIADKWGTKRSILTVVASFACIMFILPFAAHLPFYLFMAVVMIWSALSWALTPGQQSYLMQCAPDTADIQLSLSSSVLHMGIATGSVVGGIVIEKSAVTYNAWVGCSIVLVALVVAVYSLTRPFHGKAAAAHQASAGASAPLAES
- a CDS encoding fumarylacetoacetate hydrolase family protein, whose product is MVNAMIKLCGMQQWTEALVYPENNTVELNGKRIHSSKLALDTPVTGMIYGTLLNYKGVLEALGNAVNEPPYNAPPIGPVLYIKPANTHIGYGSAIPLPADAEQVAVGAALGVVIGRAATRVSESEALDYVAGYTIVNDVQIPHQHLFRPAIRQLSRDGFCPAGPWVMKPEAIGDPHNLKIRVYVNGVLKQEHTTARLIRTIPRLLAEVTDFMTLNAGDMLHVGIPENAPLAAAGDDVRIEIDGIGCLDNPVVPEQGRAEGGEAI
- a CDS encoding fumarylacetoacetate hydrolase family protein — protein: MRHARVAYSGSIHHAIDWDGRLKLDDGREVSESDVVWLPPLQPRTIFALGLNYADHARELSFAAPAEPLVFLKGPNTLIGHRGHTRRPADAAYMHYECELAVVIGRTARAVKQEDAYDYVAGYTVANDYAIRDYLENYYRPNLRVKNRDTCTPIGPWLVDAGDVSDPMNLTLRTYVNGALTQEGSTADMIFGIPALIEYLSSFMTLKQGDIILTGTPEGLVNTEIGDEVVTEIEGIGRLVNTIAGDDVFHIRG
- a CDS encoding 5-carboxymethyl-2-hydroxymuconate Delta-isomerase encodes the protein MPHIIVEYTSNIKEEANIPSLLQTIHHVLLARRDSFPIGGIRSRAIELHDYLVADGAEDDAFVHITLKIGSGRSEQVKRNTCDALFDAVKTHFAPLFDQRYLALSLELAEFSEGGTYKHNNIHARYAT